A genomic segment from Azospirillum sp. TSH58 encodes:
- a CDS encoding acetyl-CoA C-acyltransferase, with translation MTDTVVIAGAARTPMGGFQGDLQGLTAPQLGSAAIKAALERAGVKPEAVDEVFMGNVLPAGLGQAPARQASLGAGIPEAAGCTTISKVCGSGMKALMLATDLIKAGSATVMVAGGMESMSNAPYLLDRARGGYRMGHGRVLDHMFLDGLEDAYDRGRLMGTFAEECATHYQFTREAQDNYAIESLNRARRATEDGSFVKEITPVTVKGRKGDTVVEKDEQPLKADPAKIPTLKPAFAKDGTVTAANASSISDGAAALVLTTRSNAEKLGLPILAEIKAHANHAQAPAWFTTAPVGAINKVLERAGWSAKDVDLYELNEAFAVVAMAAMRELDIPHDKINVHGGACALGHPIGASGARILVTLLAALEKNGLKRGVASLCIGGGEATAVAVELV, from the coding sequence ATGACCGATACCGTTGTGATCGCGGGCGCCGCCCGCACGCCGATGGGCGGCTTCCAGGGCGACCTGCAGGGCCTGACCGCGCCGCAGCTCGGCTCCGCCGCCATCAAGGCGGCGCTGGAGCGCGCCGGCGTCAAGCCGGAGGCGGTGGACGAGGTGTTCATGGGCAACGTCCTGCCCGCCGGGCTGGGACAGGCGCCGGCCCGTCAGGCGTCGCTCGGCGCCGGCATCCCGGAGGCCGCGGGCTGCACGACCATCTCCAAGGTCTGCGGGTCGGGCATGAAGGCGCTGATGCTCGCCACCGACCTCATCAAGGCCGGATCGGCCACGGTCATGGTGGCCGGCGGCATGGAGAGCATGTCCAACGCCCCCTATCTGCTGGACCGCGCGCGCGGCGGCTACCGCATGGGCCATGGCCGCGTGCTCGACCACATGTTCCTCGACGGGCTGGAGGACGCCTACGACCGCGGGCGCCTGATGGGCACCTTCGCGGAGGAATGCGCCACCCATTACCAGTTCACCCGCGAGGCGCAGGACAACTACGCCATCGAGAGCCTGAACCGCGCCCGCCGCGCGACCGAGGACGGCAGCTTCGTCAAGGAGATCACCCCGGTCACCGTCAAGGGCCGCAAGGGCGACACGGTGGTGGAGAAGGACGAGCAGCCGCTGAAGGCCGACCCGGCCAAGATTCCGACGCTGAAGCCCGCCTTCGCCAAGGATGGCACGGTGACGGCGGCCAACGCCTCCTCCATATCCGACGGCGCGGCGGCGCTTGTGCTGACCACGCGGTCCAACGCGGAGAAGCTCGGCCTGCCGATCCTCGCGGAGATCAAGGCCCACGCCAACCACGCCCAGGCCCCGGCCTGGTTCACCACCGCTCCGGTCGGCGCGATCAACAAGGTGCTGGAGCGCGCCGGGTGGTCGGCCAAGGACGTTGACCTCTACGAGCTGAACGAGGCCTTCGCCGTCGTCGCCATGGCGGCGATGCGCGAACTCGACATCCCGCACGACAAGATCAACGTGCATGGCGGCGCCTGCGCGCTCGGCCATCCGATCGGTGCGTCGGGCGCGCGCATCCTCGTCACGCTGCTGGCGGCGCTGGAGAAGAACGGGCTGAAGCGCGGCGTCGCCTCGCTGTGCATCGGCGGCGGCGAGGCCACGGCGGTCGCGGTGGAGCTGGTGTAA
- a CDS encoding acyl-CoA dehydrogenase family protein produces MRLTEEQRMVRDMARDFAAERLAPTAAERDRTGAFPKEELAEMGRLGLMGMLVPEAFDGAGTDHIAYALAIEEIAAGDGAISTIMSVHNSVGCMPILKFGSAEQKERFLKPMARGEQLGCFCLTEPQAGSDAAAIKTRARRDGNHWVLNGTKQFITSGKNADVAIVFAVSDPDAGKKGITAFVVPTDTPGFQVARVEEKLGQSCSDTCQIVLEDCRIPADLMLGAEGGGYRVALANLEGGRIGIASQSVGMARSALDHATRYAQERQSMGVPIIQHQAVAFRLADMATKVEAARQLVLHAASLRDAGEPCLKEAAMAKLFASEIAERVCSDAIQIHGGYGYLNDFPVERIYRDVRVCQIYEGTSDIQRLVISRALMQ; encoded by the coding sequence ATGCGGCTGACGGAAGAGCAGCGGATGGTGCGCGACATGGCGCGGGATTTCGCGGCGGAACGGCTGGCGCCCACCGCCGCCGAGCGCGACCGCACCGGCGCCTTCCCCAAGGAGGAGCTGGCCGAGATGGGCCGGCTCGGCCTGATGGGCATGCTGGTGCCGGAGGCGTTCGACGGCGCCGGCACCGACCACATCGCCTACGCGCTCGCCATCGAGGAGATCGCGGCGGGCGACGGCGCCATCTCCACCATCATGAGCGTGCACAACTCCGTCGGCTGCATGCCGATCCTGAAGTTCGGCAGCGCCGAGCAGAAGGAGCGCTTCCTGAAGCCGATGGCCCGCGGCGAGCAGCTCGGCTGCTTCTGCCTGACCGAGCCGCAGGCGGGGTCCGACGCCGCCGCCATCAAGACCCGCGCGCGGCGCGACGGCAACCACTGGGTCCTCAACGGCACCAAGCAGTTCATCACGTCGGGCAAGAACGCCGACGTCGCCATCGTCTTCGCGGTCAGCGACCCCGACGCCGGCAAGAAGGGCATCACCGCCTTCGTCGTGCCGACCGACACCCCCGGCTTCCAGGTCGCGCGGGTGGAGGAGAAGCTCGGCCAGAGCTGTTCCGACACCTGCCAGATCGTGCTGGAGGACTGCCGCATCCCCGCCGACCTGATGCTCGGCGCGGAGGGCGGCGGCTACCGGGTGGCGCTCGCCAACCTGGAGGGCGGGCGCATCGGCATCGCCTCGCAGTCTGTGGGCATGGCGCGCTCCGCGCTCGACCACGCCACGCGCTACGCCCAGGAGCGGCAGAGCATGGGCGTGCCGATCATCCAGCATCAGGCGGTGGCCTTCCGGCTGGCCGACATGGCGACGAAGGTGGAGGCCGCGCGCCAGCTCGTCCTGCACGCGGCGAGCCTGCGCGACGCGGGCGAGCCCTGCCTGAAGGAGGCCGCCATGGCGAAGCTGTTCGCCTCGGAAATCGCCGAGCGCGTCTGCTCCGACGCCATCCAGATCCACGGCGGCTACGGCTATCTGAACGATTTCCCGGTGGAGCGCATTTATAGAGACGTGCGCGTCTGCCAGATCTATGAGGGCACGAGCGACATCCAGCGGCTGGTCATCAGCCGCGCCCTGATGCAGTAG
- a CDS encoding carboxyl transferase domain-containing protein, giving the protein MTVLKSALNPRSAEFQTNADAMSALVADLREKVGAIKQGGGVKARDKHLSRGKLLPRERIRQLLDVGSPFLELSQMAAYGVYDDDIPAAGIITGIGSVAGQECMVVVNDATVKGGTYFPLTVKKHLRAQEVAQQNNLPCIYLVDSGGANLPNQDEVFPDRDHFGRIFFNQANMSAQGIPQIAVVMGSCTAGGAYVPAMSDEAIIVRNQGTIFLGGPPLVKAATGEVVSAEDLGGADVHSRTSGVTDHYAMNDAHALAMARKVVSNLNRSKRIDMDLREPQEPAYDPRELYGVIPSDPRKPFDVREVIARVVDGSVLDEFKPLYGTTLVCGFAHIFGYPVGIIANNGILFSESALKGAHFVELCCQRGIPLVFLQNITGFMVGRKYEAGGIAKDGAKLVTAVACAKVPKFTVIIGGSYGAGNYGMCGRAYSPRFLWMWPNSRISVMGGEQAAGVLAQVRRDAMESQGKSWAPEEEEAFKAPIRQQYEHQGHPYYASARLWDDGIIDPADTRMVLGLGLSASLNAPVEKTTFGVFRM; this is encoded by the coding sequence ATGACCGTCCTGAAGAGCGCCCTGAACCCGCGCTCCGCCGAGTTCCAGACGAACGCCGACGCCATGTCCGCCCTGGTCGCCGACCTGCGCGAAAAGGTGGGCGCGATCAAGCAGGGTGGCGGGGTGAAGGCCCGCGACAAGCACCTGTCCCGCGGCAAGCTGCTGCCGCGCGAGCGCATCCGCCAGCTTCTCGACGTGGGCTCGCCCTTCCTGGAGCTGTCGCAGATGGCCGCCTACGGCGTCTATGACGACGACATCCCGGCGGCGGGCATCATCACCGGCATCGGCAGCGTGGCCGGGCAGGAATGCATGGTGGTCGTCAACGACGCCACGGTGAAGGGCGGCACCTACTTCCCCCTGACCGTCAAGAAGCACCTGCGGGCGCAGGAAGTGGCGCAGCAGAACAACCTGCCCTGCATCTATCTGGTGGACAGCGGCGGCGCCAACCTGCCGAACCAGGACGAGGTGTTCCCCGACCGCGACCATTTCGGCCGCATCTTCTTCAACCAGGCCAACATGTCCGCTCAGGGCATCCCGCAGATCGCGGTGGTGATGGGAAGCTGCACGGCGGGCGGCGCCTACGTCCCGGCGATGTCGGACGAGGCGATCATCGTGCGCAACCAGGGCACCATCTTCCTCGGCGGCCCGCCGCTGGTGAAGGCGGCGACCGGCGAGGTGGTGTCGGCGGAAGACCTCGGCGGGGCGGACGTGCATTCCCGCACCTCCGGCGTGACCGACCATTACGCGATGAACGACGCCCACGCGCTCGCCATGGCGCGCAAGGTCGTGTCGAACCTGAACCGCAGCAAGCGCATCGACATGGACCTGCGCGAGCCGCAGGAGCCGGCCTACGACCCCCGCGAACTCTACGGCGTGATCCCCAGCGACCCGCGCAAGCCCTTCGACGTGCGCGAGGTCATCGCCCGCGTCGTCGACGGCTCGGTGCTGGACGAGTTCAAGCCGCTCTACGGCACGACGCTGGTCTGCGGCTTCGCCCACATCTTCGGCTACCCGGTCGGCATCATCGCCAACAACGGCATCCTCTTCAGCGAATCCGCCCTGAAGGGCGCGCATTTCGTCGAGCTGTGCTGCCAGCGCGGCATTCCGCTGGTCTTCCTCCAGAACATCACCGGCTTCATGGTCGGGCGGAAGTACGAGGCCGGCGGCATCGCCAAGGACGGCGCGAAGCTGGTCACCGCCGTCGCCTGCGCCAAGGTGCCGAAATTCACCGTCATCATCGGCGGCAGCTACGGTGCCGGCAACTACGGCATGTGCGGGCGCGCCTATTCCCCGCGCTTCCTGTGGATGTGGCCGAATTCGCGCATCTCCGTGATGGGCGGGGAGCAGGCGGCGGGCGTGCTCGCCCAGGTCCGGCGCGACGCCATGGAATCCCAGGGCAAGTCCTGGGCGCCGGAGGAGGAGGAGGCTTTCAAGGCGCCCATCCGCCAGCAGTACGAACACCAGGGCCACCCCTACTACGCCTCCGCCCGGCTGTGGGACGACGGCATCATCGATCCGGCGGACACCCGCATGGTGCTCGGCCTCGGCCTGTCGGCGTCGCTGAACGCCCCGGTCGAGAAGACCACCTTCGGCGTGTTCCGGATGTGA
- a CDS encoding enoyl-CoA hydratase/isomerase family protein, whose product MSDILIDIAASGVAAVTMNRAEVHNAFNERVIADLTDAVLSLGSNPDVRAILLRGAGKSFSAGADLGWMKKMAGYSHEENVQDAMGLATMLRTLDECPKPTIAVVQGPAFGGGVGLVAACDIAIAAETASFALTEVRLGLIPAVISPYVVAAMGERACRRYFLTAERFSAAEALRLGLLHQTVPATELDACVEVMVRNLLQCGPASQTAAKELIRAVARRPLDDALVRGTAERIARQRASDEGREGVGAFLEKREPAWRS is encoded by the coding sequence ATGAGCGACATTCTGATCGACATCGCCGCCAGCGGCGTCGCCGCCGTCACGATGAACCGGGCGGAGGTGCACAACGCCTTCAACGAGCGGGTCATCGCCGATCTGACCGACGCCGTCCTCAGCCTGGGATCGAACCCGGACGTCCGCGCCATCCTGCTGCGTGGTGCTGGCAAAAGCTTCTCCGCCGGGGCCGACCTCGGCTGGATGAAGAAGATGGCGGGCTACAGCCACGAGGAGAACGTCCAGGACGCCATGGGCCTCGCCACCATGCTGCGCACGCTGGACGAATGCCCGAAGCCGACCATCGCCGTGGTGCAGGGGCCGGCCTTCGGCGGCGGGGTGGGGCTGGTCGCCGCCTGCGATATCGCCATCGCCGCGGAAACCGCCAGCTTCGCCCTGACCGAGGTGCGGCTGGGCCTGATCCCCGCGGTCATCAGCCCCTATGTGGTGGCCGCGATGGGCGAGCGCGCCTGCCGCCGCTACTTCCTGACGGCGGAACGCTTCTCCGCCGCCGAGGCGCTGCGGCTCGGCCTGCTGCACCAGACCGTTCCGGCGACGGAGCTGGACGCCTGCGTCGAGGTGATGGTGCGCAACCTTCTGCAATGCGGCCCGGCCTCGCAGACCGCGGCGAAGGAGCTGATCCGCGCCGTGGCGCGCCGTCCGCTGGACGACGCGCTGGTCCGCGGCACGGCGGAGCGCATCGCCCGCCAGCGCGCGAGCGACGAGGGGAGGGAGGGCGTCGGCGCCTTCCTGGAGAAACGCGAACCCGCGTGGCGGAGCTGA
- a CDS encoding acetyl/propionyl/methylcrotonyl-CoA carboxylase subunit alpha, with protein sequence MFDKILIANRGEIACRVIRTARRMGIRTVAVYSEADARAMHVEMADEAVCIGPAPVGESYLRGDVILEVARRTGAQAVHPGYGFLSENAGFAAACAEAGVVFIGPPIEAIRVMGSKAESKRVMSQADVPLVPGFHGEAQDLETLSAEAERIGYPVLVKASAGGGGKGMRVVRAAGEFADAVAGAKREAKAAFGDDSVLLEKYLGRPRHVEIQVFCDTHGNGVYLFERDCSIQRRHQKVIEEAPAPALPDDLRRRMGEAAVAAAKAVNYVGAGTVEFLYEDGGFYFIEMNTRLQVEHPVTEKITGQDLVEWQLRVAAGGTLPLMQDQLTRRGHAFEARLYAEDPQREFLPAIGKLVRLRPPAENDHVRVDTGVREGDEVTMFYDPMIAKLIVWDEDRDAALRRLRVALAAYEVVGVTTNVAFLGAIAGHPAFRAVEIDTGFIERHRADLLPPPAPVPDRGLAIAALSVLLRRNADTRKARRAASDPWSPWLSASGWRLNDDNHHDLRLLDGDTPRSLTLHFRPDGYEIEVEGRPAMRAERVTLDGDTLTATIDAVRTRATVVCQGLDLTILSDGSVWRLHFDDPTARAAEQEGGSGRLTAPMPGTVVRVLVEPGQTVEAGAPLMLLEAMKMEHTIKAPAAGTVSAVNFAAGDQVSEGVDLLVLDVAEG encoded by the coding sequence ATGTTCGACAAGATTCTGATCGCGAACCGCGGCGAGATCGCCTGCCGCGTCATCCGCACCGCCCGTCGCATGGGCATCCGCACCGTCGCCGTGTACTCGGAAGCCGACGCCCGCGCCATGCATGTGGAGATGGCCGACGAGGCCGTTTGCATCGGCCCGGCGCCGGTCGGCGAGAGCTACCTGCGCGGCGACGTCATTCTTGAGGTCGCCCGGCGCACCGGCGCCCAGGCCGTCCATCCCGGCTACGGCTTCCTGTCGGAGAACGCCGGCTTCGCGGCGGCTTGCGCCGAGGCCGGCGTGGTCTTCATCGGCCCGCCGATCGAGGCCATCCGCGTCATGGGCTCCAAGGCGGAATCCAAGCGCGTGATGTCCCAGGCCGACGTGCCGCTGGTTCCCGGCTTCCACGGCGAGGCCCAGGACCTGGAGACGCTCAGCGCCGAGGCCGAGCGCATCGGCTATCCCGTGCTGGTCAAGGCCTCGGCGGGCGGCGGCGGCAAGGGCATGCGCGTGGTCCGCGCCGCCGGCGAATTCGCCGACGCGGTGGCCGGCGCCAAGCGCGAGGCCAAGGCCGCCTTCGGCGACGACAGCGTGCTTCTGGAGAAGTATCTGGGTCGCCCGCGCCATGTGGAGATCCAGGTCTTCTGCGACACCCACGGCAACGGCGTCTATCTGTTCGAGCGCGACTGCTCCATCCAGCGCCGCCACCAGAAGGTGATCGAGGAGGCACCGGCCCCGGCGCTGCCCGACGATCTGCGCCGCCGTATGGGCGAGGCCGCGGTGGCCGCCGCCAAGGCGGTGAACTACGTCGGCGCCGGCACGGTGGAATTCCTCTACGAGGACGGCGGTTTCTACTTCATCGAGATGAACACCCGCCTCCAGGTCGAGCATCCGGTGACCGAGAAGATCACCGGCCAGGATCTGGTGGAGTGGCAGCTGCGCGTCGCCGCCGGGGGGACGCTGCCGCTGATGCAGGACCAGCTCACCCGCCGAGGCCACGCCTTCGAGGCGCGCCTCTACGCCGAGGACCCGCAGCGCGAGTTCCTGCCGGCCATCGGCAAGCTCGTCCGCCTGCGCCCGCCCGCCGAGAACGACCATGTCCGCGTCGACACCGGCGTCCGCGAGGGCGACGAGGTCACCATGTTCTACGACCCGATGATCGCCAAGCTGATCGTCTGGGACGAGGACCGCGACGCCGCGCTGCGCCGCCTGCGCGTGGCGCTCGCCGCCTACGAGGTGGTCGGGGTGACGACCAACGTCGCCTTCCTTGGCGCCATCGCCGGGCACCCGGCCTTCCGCGCGGTGGAGATCGACACCGGCTTCATCGAGCGGCACCGCGCCGACCTGCTGCCCCCGCCGGCCCCGGTGCCGGACCGCGGGCTGGCCATCGCGGCGCTTAGCGTGCTGCTCCGCCGCAACGCGGACACCCGCAAGGCCCGTCGCGCCGCGTCGGACCCCTGGTCGCCCTGGCTGTCGGCCAGCGGCTGGCGCCTCAACGACGACAACCACCACGACCTGCGCCTGCTCGACGGCGACACGCCGCGTAGCCTGACCCTGCATTTCCGCCCCGACGGCTACGAGATCGAGGTGGAGGGCCGCCCGGCCATGCGGGCGGAGCGGGTGACGCTGGACGGCGACACGCTGACCGCCACCATCGACGCGGTGCGCACCCGCGCCACGGTGGTCTGCCAGGGTCTGGACCTGACCATCCTGTCGGATGGATCGGTGTGGCGCCTGCATTTCGACGACCCGACCGCCCGCGCGGCGGAGCAGGAGGGCGGTTCCGGCCGCCTGACCGCGCCGATGCCGGGCACCGTCGTCCGCGTCCTGGTCGAGCCGGGCCAGACGGTGGAGGCGGGCGCGCCGCTGATGCTGCTGGAGGCGATGAAGATGGAGCACACCATCAAGGCTCCCGCCGCCGGCACGGTCAGCGCCGTCAACTTCGCGGCGGGCGATCAGGTGTCCGAAGGCGTGGACCTGCTGGTCCTCGACGTGGCGGAGGGATGA
- a CDS encoding hydroxymethylglutaryl-CoA lyase: protein MRLPRSVRMVEVGPRDGLQNEKQIVPTAVKIGLVDRLTEAGLTAIEAGSFVSPKWVPQMADTPDVFAGIRRKEGVRYVALTPNAKGLEGALAARADEVAVFAAASESFSQKNINCSIAESLDRFVPVLEQAKAQGVPVRGYVSCVLGCPYEGEIAPAAVAAVAGQLLDMGCYEVSLGDTIGTGTPAKAQAMIAAVAERVPMERLAVHFHDTYGQALANILATLEMGVAVVDSSVAGLGGCPYAKGASGNVASEDVLYMLNGLGIETGVDIDKLVAAGAYISDAIGRPTASKVARARGCA from the coding sequence ATGCGCCTGCCCAGGAGCGTCCGCATGGTGGAGGTCGGCCCGCGCGACGGCCTCCAGAACGAGAAGCAGATCGTCCCGACGGCGGTGAAGATCGGTCTGGTCGACCGGCTGACCGAGGCCGGGCTGACCGCCATCGAGGCCGGCAGCTTCGTATCGCCCAAATGGGTCCCGCAGATGGCCGACACGCCGGACGTCTTCGCCGGCATCCGGCGCAAGGAGGGGGTGCGCTACGTCGCCCTCACCCCGAACGCCAAGGGGCTGGAGGGCGCGCTCGCCGCCCGTGCCGACGAGGTGGCGGTCTTCGCCGCCGCATCGGAGAGCTTCAGCCAAAAGAACATCAACTGCTCCATCGCCGAAAGCCTGGACCGCTTCGTCCCGGTGCTGGAGCAGGCGAAGGCCCAGGGCGTGCCGGTGCGCGGCTACGTCTCCTGCGTGCTCGGCTGCCCCTACGAGGGGGAGATCGCTCCGGCGGCGGTGGCCGCGGTGGCCGGCCAGCTGCTCGACATGGGTTGCTACGAGGTCTCGCTCGGCGACACCATCGGCACCGGCACGCCGGCCAAGGCCCAGGCGATGATCGCGGCGGTGGCGGAGCGCGTGCCGATGGAGCGCCTCGCCGTGCATTTCCACGACACCTACGGCCAGGCGCTCGCCAACATCCTGGCGACCCTGGAGATGGGCGTGGCGGTGGTGGACAGCTCCGTCGCCGGGCTGGGCGGCTGCCCCTACGCCAAGGGGGCGTCGGGCAACGTGGCGAGCGAGGACGTGCTCTACATGCTGAACGGGCTGGGCATCGAAACGGGGGTGGATATCGACAAGCTGGTGGCGGCTGGCGCTTATATCAGCGATGCCATCGGCCGACCGACCGCCTCGAAGGTCGCCCGCGCGCGGGGATGTGCGTAA
- a CDS encoding universal stress protein: MSFTNLLVHVDDSDRCGERLTVALTLAQKHGAALTGLFAQSDSSGAGIVTRKAGPALTQAAQRARELFEEKAREAGVTTRWWQLSHGEYGHVIAETVICSRYVDLAVFGQHNPEDSRVPADLLEEVVLNAGRPVLVVPHTGTYPQLADRPVIAWNGSREAARAVNDALPLLKQASSVLLLAFHTQPRAEGGGNVPQVDILEHLASHGVKATQERMTIASMTPMDAVLSRASDHGADLLVMGGFGGYGGSLFPLFGRGSNTRQILRQMTLPVLLSH, translated from the coding sequence ATGAGCTTCACGAACCTGCTGGTGCATGTGGACGACAGCGACCGCTGCGGGGAGCGGCTGACCGTCGCCCTGACCCTGGCGCAGAAGCATGGCGCCGCGCTGACCGGCCTGTTCGCGCAGAGCGACAGCTCCGGCGCCGGCATCGTCACGCGCAAGGCCGGCCCGGCGCTGACCCAGGCGGCGCAGCGGGCGCGGGAGCTGTTCGAGGAGAAGGCCCGCGAAGCCGGTGTGACCACGCGCTGGTGGCAGCTCAGCCACGGCGAATACGGCCATGTGATCGCCGAGACGGTGATCTGCTCGCGCTACGTCGACCTCGCCGTCTTCGGCCAGCACAACCCGGAGGACAGCCGCGTCCCGGCGGACCTGCTCGAAGAGGTGGTGCTGAACGCCGGGCGCCCGGTCCTGGTCGTGCCGCACACCGGCACCTATCCGCAACTCGCCGACCGCCCGGTGATCGCCTGGAACGGCAGCCGCGAGGCCGCCCGCGCCGTCAACGACGCGCTGCCGCTGCTGAAGCAGGCCAGTTCCGTGCTGCTGCTCGCCTTCCACACCCAGCCGCGGGCGGAGGGCGGCGGCAACGTTCCGCAGGTCGACATCCTGGAGCATCTGGCGAGCCACGGCGTGAAGGCCACGCAGGAGCGCATGACCATCGCCAGCATGACCCCCATGGACGCCGTGCTGTCGCGCGCGTCGGACCATGGCGCCGATCTTCTGGTGATGGGCGGCTTCGGCGGCTATGGCGGCTCGCTGTTCCCGCTGTTCGGGCGGGGCAGCAACACCCGCCAGATCCTGCGCCAGATGACCCTTCCCGTTCTGTTGTCGCACTGA
- a CDS encoding electron transfer flavoprotein-ubiquinone oxidoreductase: MARDPREVMEYDVLVVGAGPSGLSAAIRLKQLAVDAGQDLSVCVVEKGSEVGAHLLSGAVFEPHALDELIPDWKEKGAPLTTPAREDRFLYLTETKALKSPFAPPQMHNHGNYIISLGNLARWMAGQAEELGVEIYPGFAAAEVLYDDTGAVKGVATGDMGIGKDGEKTANYTPGMELHARQTIFAEGCRGSLTKTLFERFDLRRDADPQTYGIGIKELWEVAPEKSQPGLIVHTIGWPMDPKTYGGSWLYHMEGNLVSVGFVVGLDYENPHLSPFEEFQRYKTHPAIRPTFEGGRRIAYGARALSEGGFQSIPRLTFPGGLIVGDAAGFLNVPKIKGNHTAMKSGMLAAEAVFELLSAEAPAREATAYPEKLKASWVWSELHAVRNIRPGFQKGLWAGLANAAYETATKGKSPWTLHHRHGDHETLKRASEMPKIAYPKPDGVVSFDRLSSVYLSNTNHEEDQPAHLTLKDASVPIAVNLALYDAPETRYCPAGVYEIVRAENGSDPRLQINAQNCVHCKTCDIKDPTQNINWVVPEGGGGPNYPGGM; encoded by the coding sequence ATGGCTCGCGATCCGCGCGAGGTGATGGAGTACGACGTCCTTGTCGTCGGAGCCGGCCCGTCGGGCCTGAGCGCGGCCATCCGCCTGAAACAGCTCGCCGTTGATGCCGGGCAGGACCTGTCGGTCTGCGTCGTCGAGAAGGGCTCGGAGGTCGGCGCCCACCTGCTCTCCGGCGCGGTGTTCGAGCCGCACGCGCTCGACGAGCTGATCCCCGACTGGAAGGAGAAGGGCGCGCCGCTCACCACCCCGGCGCGCGAGGACCGCTTCCTCTATCTCACCGAGACCAAGGCCCTCAAGTCGCCCTTCGCCCCGCCGCAGATGCACAATCACGGCAACTACATCATCTCGCTGGGCAACCTCGCCCGCTGGATGGCCGGGCAGGCCGAGGAGCTGGGCGTGGAAATCTACCCCGGCTTCGCCGCGGCGGAGGTGCTCTACGACGACACGGGTGCTGTCAAGGGTGTCGCCACCGGCGACATGGGCATCGGCAAGGACGGCGAGAAGACCGCCAACTACACGCCGGGCATGGAGCTGCACGCCAGGCAGACCATCTTCGCCGAGGGCTGCCGCGGCTCGCTGACCAAGACCCTGTTCGAACGCTTCGACCTGCGCCGCGACGCCGATCCCCAGACCTACGGCATCGGCATCAAGGAGCTGTGGGAGGTCGCGCCGGAGAAATCCCAGCCCGGCCTGATCGTCCACACCATCGGCTGGCCGATGGACCCCAAGACCTACGGCGGCTCCTGGCTCTACCACATGGAGGGCAACCTCGTGTCGGTCGGCTTCGTGGTCGGGCTCGACTACGAGAATCCGCACCTGTCGCCCTTCGAGGAGTTCCAGCGCTACAAGACCCACCCGGCGATCCGGCCGACCTTCGAGGGCGGGCGGCGCATTGCCTACGGCGCGCGCGCGCTCAGCGAAGGCGGCTTCCAGTCGATCCCCAGGCTGACCTTCCCCGGCGGGCTGATCGTCGGCGACGCGGCGGGCTTCCTCAACGTGCCCAAGATCAAGGGCAACCACACCGCGATGAAGTCGGGCATGCTGGCGGCCGAGGCGGTGTTCGAGCTGCTCTCCGCCGAGGCTCCGGCCCGCGAGGCGACGGCCTATCCGGAGAAGCTGAAGGCCTCCTGGGTGTGGTCGGAGCTGCACGCGGTGCGCAACATCCGCCCCGGCTTCCAGAAGGGTCTGTGGGCGGGTCTGGCCAACGCGGCCTACGAGACGGCGACCAAGGGCAAGTCGCCGTGGACGCTGCACCACCGCCACGGCGACCACGAGACGCTGAAGCGGGCGTCGGAGATGCCGAAGATCGCCTATCCCAAGCCGGACGGGGTGGTGTCGTTCGACCGGCTGTCGTCGGTGTATCTGTCGAACACCAACCACGAGGAGGACCAGCCGGCGCACCTGACGCTGAAGGACGCGTCGGTGCCGATCGCGGTCAATCTGGCGCTCTACGACGCGCCGGAGACGCGCTACTGCCCGGCGGGCGTGTACGAGATCGTGCGGGCGGAGAACGGCAGCGACCCGCGCCTGCAGATCAACGCGCAGAACTGCGTGCACTGCAAGACCTGCGACATCAAGGACCCCACCCAGAACATCAACTGGGTCGTCCCGGAAGGCGGCGGCGGCCCGAACTATCCCGGCGGGATGTGA